In Salinibaculum sp. SYNS191, the genomic window TATCTGGAGTATCCAAACGGATTCGAAAGAGGTGCCCTCCAAACGGCTCACGAGGAGCCGTTTCACATGTCTTATCCGTATATATTCAAACACGAGGGCGATGTATATGCCACTCCTGAAGTCCACGAATCAGAGGAAATCCGACTCTATCAGGTAATTCGCCCCTCTGAGTGGGAGATTAAAGCCACATTGGCTCGTGATGTCGCTTGTATCGATCCAACTGTTTTTGAACACAAGGGTCGCTGGTGGATGTTTCACACAGAGAAGGCCTATGACAATACAAAACTCTATCTCCGGTATGCAGAGACGCTAACGGGAGACTGGAGGCCTCACCGAAACAATCCCGTCAAGACAGATATCCGGACTGCACGTCCCGGGGGAACGCCTTTCGTCAAGGACGAGCAACTCTACCGGCCGGCCCAATATAGTGCCGGAGATTACGGAAAACGGATCGTGATTAATCGAGTAACCGAACTTTCTCCCTCCCAGTACGCCGAGGAAGCGGTTGCAGAACTACAACCGACAACGCGATACCCTTACCGCGACGGTATGCACACGTTGTCGTCACGCGGGACGATTACTCTCGTTGACGGCAAACAGAAAGTTCGGAACAAGTACGCCCTCAAGCAAGGAATGAGAGAGCTGTCGGCTGCTTTCTAGAGGAGAATCTTCGCATTTTCTGGCACCCATTTCGGGTCTGCTGTTGGCGGAAGTCACTCGAAGCTGTAGCGTGAACTCAGTGAGTCCAAAGCTTGAATACGAATTCCGGAGTCGTATTGATACGATGGCATGTTCCTCGTTAAAAGAGTTATCGGCCTTGTGGGAAGGCTTAGCAACGGGACTGCACTTCTCAGGTCACAATGAAAAAAACCAGTAATCAACAGGGGTACACCGCTCCTGAACGAGAGGGGCCAGCAAATATCAACCGTGAGGCTCACTTGGCGAGCACAGGAGGTCACGTCTCAAGATGACCGACGACAAAACGTCCGTCTGGTATCTGATCGCTGCCCTCCCTGTGGGTGGCACCGAGCGAACCCTCGTTGACCTTGCCACCAGTCTCAACAGAGACCGGTTTAATCCAACTGTGTTCACCGTGTTCGATCGGAACCCGCTCGCGAGTGAGTTAGACGGTGTGAGCCATCGGTCGCTCGGCGTTCGATCGTCTGCCGACGACAAGCAGTCGTATCACTACCGCGCCGCCGATCAGACCCAGTATCTCCGGGCTCCGGTTCGGTTTTTGTCTGCGGTTCGACGCGAGCAACCAGACGTCCTCCAGTCGTTCCTTTTTTTCGACAACGTGATAGCTAGAATGGCCGGGCTAGTTTCGCCGGCGACAACAGTTATTACCGGTGTTCGGTCAGTGCCAACCGATCCTCACCCGTTGAAAACCGTCGCCGATATGGCGACTATCCGAGCGTCGGACGTTATTGTATCGAACTCGGAAGCTGGAGCGGAGTTCGCTATCGATCGTGGTGCGCCGGCTGAGCGGGTCACTGTCATCAGAAATGGACGGCGACTCGGAAAGTATCGGGACGCAACGCCGGTGGGGCTCAGAGACGACATTGATGTCCCCGAGAACAGCCCGGTTGTTGGGTCTGTCGGCAGATTCATTGAACGGAAAGGTCATCAGGATCTCATTGCGGCGTGGCCGCAGATCCGATCAGCCAATCCGGATTCACACATGGTTTTGGTGGGCGATGGCCCCAGACGTGATGCCCTCTGT contains:
- a CDS encoding glycosyltransferase — encoded protein: MTDDKTSVWYLIAALPVGGTERTLVDLATSLNRDRFNPTVFTVFDRNPLASELDGVSHRSLGVRSSADDKQSYHYRAADQTQYLRAPVRFLSAVRREQPDVLQSFLFFDNVIARMAGLVSPATTVITGVRSVPTDPHPLKTVADMATIRASDVIVSNSEAGAEFAIDRGAPAERVTVIRNGRRLGKYRDATPVGLRDDIDVPENSPVVGSVGRFIERKGHQDLIAAWPQIRSANPDSHMVLVGDGPRRDALCRQARALGCSGSIHFTGVRDDIPQLLALMDVFVFPSYFEGLPGALQEAMAAGLPIVATAVNGNDELITNEETGLLIPAEAPNAIGDAVNKLLGDRTLADELGQSASREATEQYSLSSMVSDFESVYTSEGGDSTEKSERVPNQ